tagtcttttacaaaaagggatatctcatttgaggttaattagatactattatttcatatcaaatgaaaaagtggtggcgctatacggaaacttttccgaatcTTTTATCGACATGGAATCCCACATACCAGCTCTTCAGTCTACGGCTACGCCAGCTCCTTCTTCCCACGCACCATCCGGGACTGGAACAACCTCCAAGTTGATCCTGCGGCGTACCCGTCCCTTGACGCTTTCAAACTGGTGTTAAGGGACCCCCGGCTGAAGTAAACCTCATCTCCAGCTTTTTACTCGCACCTGTACATAATTCTATCTGCACTTGACACAAATTCCTGTTGCCTAAGTCAACACGTGCGCTCACACGCAATGCGTACATCTTCAACcatttgaaggctgcactttacaaggaagaagaagaaaaggatAACAAacaatcattcattcattcagatAATGGCTAGACCCTACTTCCACCAAAAGTAAGGCAATTGCATTTTGCATTATTATTGTCAACTacatcatatacatgtacatgactatggtatgaaaacaagttatttataaaattaaaactttgGTTATTATCGTGGACCAATTACTGACCTTTATTACTTTAGACTTTTTTTATATGCGGGGCATGTCTGGATCTGGATgtcatacggaaacttttcctaacaTGTGGCCATGTTGCGATAGCTGAGCTGATCTGCGGAAGGTGGTGGGAGTGTCTCACTCTCACAAGTGACATGGTGTTATAGAGCAGAAGGCAAAGTGCTGCTGCTCCTGTGATGAGACAGGGAGGCCTAACCagcctacttctagaaactgtaaggcccccccccccctttaggGGATCCTTATAGTTTCTAGGTAGAAGTATACCCGGCGCAGTTATTTATAGATGGTCTGCCTACAGGTACAATTCTAGGCAGAGGTCGCCCTAAGCTGCGAGACAATGTCACAAACTGACAAAGTGGAGTGGTAGTAGAAGTGTAGCGATCGAAAGAGAACATGATGGCGGAGACTCCAGGCGTGCCCAGACAGGGAGGCCTAACCagcctacttctagaaactgtaaggccccccccccccctttaggGGATCCTTATAGTATCTAGGTAGAAGTATACCCGGCGCAGTTATTTATGGATGGTCTGCCTACAGGTACAATTCTAGGCAGAGGCCGCCCTAAGCTGCGAGACAATGTCACAAACTGACAAAGTGGAGTGGTAGTAGAAGTGTAGCGATCGAAAGAGAACATGATGGCGGAGACTCCAGGCGTGCCCATTACAAATTTGAGGATGAGGACAAGTCTTTgccaaatgatgatgatgattatgataACTGAACCCTTCATCCTCCCGACGGTCGTAGACCGGAGGGCTACGGTTCATGTCATGGAGGATGGAGGGATACGATTATCGTAGCCCCATCAATAGTGCCAATTACGCTAGACTCCCTCCGCTTCTTGACCCTACGCATCTCTCTCCAGCATATTTGATAATTTTGCACAAATTATGCCATGGGGCTACAATTATCGCAACTAGGTTTTCCATTGCCGCATTATGGGTTGTATAACACTCATTAGTTTTCATCAACGAATAATATCCATCAATATTGACAAGTTTTGAAAAGTTAATATCGTGTTGATGAGGTTTGCTACCCTTACAGTACCACCATGTTGTAGTTAGTTGGTTGAAACTTAGGAGAAAGGGGTGCCACTCAGGGACATAGTGGAGTGATATCATTGAACcatgatgtttttttgttttttcttgcaggGGTTGCTGCTAATAGTTTTTGTTCCATCTGTAAGTGACAGCACACAACCTTCAAGTTCTATTTTGGGACCAAATGTAAGTCTTTGTTATCTTTGTCTTTTAGTTGGGATAATCATATCGCTCGATCCTTGTggaagtgtcttggccgagcggtttagagcaccgaattcaaactctggtgttactgatcagcagagtgtgggttcgaatacccagccgtgacacttgtgtccttaagcaagacacataaccattgcttcgtccttcggatgggacataaagccattggtcccatgtgttgtgtaacgcatgtaaaagaacccagtgcacttatcgaaaagagaaggggttcgccccggtgttcctggctgtggctgctaaatgcgccgtagcaccttataaacccttataaggtgctatataaatgggtctcagaattcataactttcaatgACCTCTCTTTCTGTATGTTGGTAGATATGTTCGCTATaaaataagactttgatatcatTACCGAGAGATAACCATCCAAGAGGAACGAGGGTAACAAACAACGCTACTAAAGTTTCTTTAAAAACTTAGTGACTACATGTTTCTCTTTTTGGACCAGCTTGCAAAATGATGAGAACCCTCTAGCTAAGCCCTCCAGCACAGTTGTTGACATTCTGGGCAAACCCTAGccacacttaaagccattggaccctttcggttcagaaaaaaaaaaaaaaagttcacagattaccaaataactaacaggggtttacagaaggcaatggtgaaagacttctcttgaaatattatcccatgaaatgctttactctttgagaaaacagcaaaacaatataaattctcgttaacgagaattacggatttattttaaacacatgtcatgacacggcgaaacgcgcagaaacaagggtgggtttttccgttgttttctcccgactccgatgaccgattgagcctaaattttcacaggtttgttatttgatataagttgtggtacacaaagtgtgggccttggacaacattgtttaccgaaagggtccaatggctttaaacccaaTTATACTTTCCGTAAATGCCAATGTGAtacgaattttgatgtcacagccctgttttcacTGCAAATgttttcgcaggagttgagtaCACATGCCTACAATGTTATCTGTAAAAATTACactcacggaggcaatgaaggcgattgcctccatgccccttggtcatctATGGCGCACACGGTGGCGAGACCACACCAACGTCCCACACAAGTTCCTGGTCGCTGACCCCACCGTCCAGCTGCCGGGAATGGACCTCTCATAGGTCCATTGGTGCCTCTTAAACCGGTTCCGTACAGACGCATGGCCCTAGTAGTctacacaagtggggctacctGGCATCTTGGCTTTGTGATTGTGGTGAACCCCAGACGATGCGCCACATGATAGCTGACTGCCCACTCTCTCACCTTGATGGTGGCATCGAAGCCCTTCACCTCGCTGAGGACCTAGCTGTAAACTGGCTTACAGGCTTTAgaacaaggagaaaatgccttggtgcccttgccctttcaaaaacgaagcataccgGCTCGATAAGAAGACTGTAACTATAGGAAAATGAGCACATCACAAAACATCATCTTCAAAGAGCTCCTCTTGAAAGctgaatatattttgttaaatggTTTCTTCACAGGGTGTTAATTGTTTTACAAGGAGAGATATCCATGAAAGATTCTACGACCATGTGGATGAAAATGGCCTCCATTGTCCTTGTCAACTCTGTAATCCTGGAGACATTCTCCTCAAGAATTGCACATGTGATCCAAATAATTTGGAACGACCCCAAATATCAGAGTAAGTAAATTTGTGTACTTGACTCCAACAACAGACTCAATTCaaagaatagaccgatccagtaagctccgcccacgacgcacgtgtgagcaagaacacgtggggctctccaatgcctttctgagcaactctgccgcgcgcgccaagatacgcgcacgcatgtcggaccttatttgttgcgctgtgattggtcaatacgcaatggggcggagcttaatggatcggtctattgtcagCTGAAAAATAGCTACAGTTTAGTAAAAAGCATTCTGATGGTTTCTTGCAGGGAATTTACCTGATCTGAATTTATATGCAGTAGTTGCTCACAAAAAATGTCCCATGtcctattttttaaatataaaaagttttaaaggcagtggacactattggtaattactcaaaaaaattgttagcataaaaacttactcggtactgagcgatggagagctgttgatagtataaaacattgtgagaaacggctaatTCCTCTAAagcattgtagtttttgagaaagagttattctcaatcaaatattaaaagacttgaaGCCTTTTGTTAGCAGACAGTCGTATGTAACACACAGTGGAGGTCATATCAATTGACAAACACCCTTCTTTGTGTGCGATTTGAGCAAACGGGCAACTGTCAATGAAAAAATGTCTTTATGAGGTGTCCAAAATGAGCCAGGAAATAAATTGCTTTTTGATTGAAAATAAATCTTCATGGGTGCaaaagtaaatgttttttattcctGAAGCAAACTGGTttataaaaaaggaaaattcatttcacttttttgtacaaattataTATGGACATAGAGTGCGAAGGTTTGGCTGAAATGTTCTgtgtcttattttatttttgctttaaGATGTACACACGTGCCGACAGGTCAGTTTATGAACTCTTCTAACTTCTGTAGCCGAGGTTTTGAGTGCAAGAAATGCCTACACCCTTTGGAAGTGGTAAGACAGTTAAATTTGATATAATTCATCCAACTTGTGAACTATTACAATGTATTATGTGGAGTTCTTTGTGGGAACTCATCGATCAAAAGAATGTAGACTGTTTGTATTTTCACCTTATGATCGTCTTTACCCCCGGTCTGCCCTCGGTCTGCCCATGCAATGGCCATACCCTAGGGACACTAGAggtaagcggtaaaaccccAGGTATTCTTGAAATGCGCAAATGGAATAGGGACCTAGGCATGGGCAGTGTAAAAGGGCGCTTGGTTACTGGTAAGGTAAAAAAGTCCCAGGGCctccccaggggtggatttcacaaagagttagaactagtcttatcttgggttaggacgagttactcctcCTAATTTAGGacaagccttaagtttttaatgtcTCATAGTACTAGTCCTAACCTTaagggccagtcacactgcagcgataacgaaaacgatcacgacgcaaagagaacgcattattGGTTGTATTGCTCCGCGCAGAATATGCGCACACTTAATCAACCAATCGAGGTCAGTGTGATCGTTTATCGTTTTCAATATCGAtgcagtgtgactggcccttagctctttgtgaaatcgacccctgggatAAGAgacacagtgtgaaaagggcagAATCAAAAGTGTTagttcccgccttcgtgcatcaccaatccacctccacagtacttaagcagcaagcagcatcagagtccagctttctccagaagacgatcagagcatactgatcgaaacgtcgagttgaaaccatcggttcttttcagaaccaccccaactcattagagatagtcattacttgatgttaccacaaacctttctatatcttaGTCCCCAGTTGTCCTTGTAGATGTAGATAAACATCAGGACAAGTATAATGTTTGAACTAGTATACTCAACAGCAGTATCAAAATAAATGATATTACtaactgttttcattttgtatttctAGTTACACGACTGTAGCAACCGTGGACCTGATACGGTGTGTGGCTGCGTTGATGGATACTACATGACATCACCAGATACATGTTTGCCTCTCCCAAAATGTGACGCGGAACACGAACCCACATCAGGACGTAAGAAACTCAACAATATTTTTCCTCTGGGGTTATAGATATTAGGTGTTGAAGAACAGTCGTTgtgtgagtaggatttgaaactttgcatggtggaaataagatatagaagagtttgcggtaacaccatgtaataacaatctctaaatgagttggggtggttctgaaaagaaccgttggattaactcgacgtttcgatcagtatgctctgatcgtcttctggagaatgcactgattgtcttctggagaatgcattctccagaagacgatcagagcatactgatcgaaacgtcgagttaatccaacggttcttttcagaaccaccccaactcatttagagattgttattacatggtgttaccgcaaactcttctataacaGTCGTTGTAATAGATTTGGAAATAATATAATATGTTTTTGTTGGGAACTGACACAATCTCTATAATCACTGGTCTGTGCTTGACATCACTAGTGGCTAAATTGATGGTTTCAAAGAAAGTGTGCTTATCTCTTCTCGGGAGCCACTACTACtcaaaagcccttttcacttgactcaatggacccttcccatgaaatatgggTAGGACATAATGGGCCAAACCATCATCCAGTGGCCGTAGCaggaaacagcgccaccaaccgacTGGTGGTGCTTCGTGAAACTAGTCGAAACGTAAACAAAAATTACGTGAGTATTGGCtgtgtttcataaaaaaattcatttattaattttttttcttcagatggaGATCATGGCACTGAAATCCGATGTACACGTTGCCATGTGGGTTATTTTCAGCCAAATAACAACAGCACCCGcaaatgcaagaaaataaaacagtgCACCGTGCGGCAGGGTACCCTTCGCTCGGATGCAGTGTGTCTTAATGACCCAACGCAAGAGCCAATTCAACAATCTACAATTGGTGAGTCACAATCATAATGAAAATAGTGTGGCGTCTTATGGCCtatagcagttaagagcaccagattttCTGCTCTGGTGTTTgagtttgatcagcagagtgtgggttcgactcctGGTCGTGACGcttgtgtctttaaagcaatcgcgcaacatcggtaaacagtattgtccaaaggcccacacttagtaaaccctgtaagtaatttgtatatctgtgaacttttaatttttgttctgttcagaaagtgtccaacggctttaagcgAGACACTTTTGATTGATTTGTATAAAgtttgggaggtagtgctttttgctctaccagccacgcttctgattgatgatacccaagcctacatccatatgaaCTGTatgtgcgtgcgtgtgtgcgtgcaGGTGCCAAAGAAATCAAACCTGGAaagctgcgtgcttcattgatgtacgcgtttggacgcgcatacggtttgacctacaggatggcgactttcatagcaaaaaagcgGTTTTTCAATACGGTCTATGGGGGTATttaaccctgtttcaggccCAGGCTAGGGGGTGAACATGTGCTTCTTTTggctttttgtaaaaacaagccCATTatacattaaaataatttgtattttgtaagttGCAGGTTATGTAACAACTGAAGAACCCATTGAGCCTGATAAACCCAGTGTAACTACTACCCAAGAACCAACACCAGGATATGATGAGATTACCCCAGTCGGGACCACAACACATCCTACTACCCAAAACACAGGTATGTGTTTGCATCCTGCACCAAAGATTATATAATTTTAAGTGATAAACGCatcaaatacaattttgttattGATATGTCAACTTTACTTCTTCtaaagttgtttatttttctttctttgtcaAGATGGACCGGACAGAGCACCTTGCCATCCACAATgggaaattttgaattttttttcgtcTAACCTTCATGGTTTTTTGTGGGGCATTTTTCTTTCCCATTGGAGGACTATTTGGAAATTTGTTCGATCATGCACCCAAAGAGGTAAGCATCacttttgttgcttttttttgggggggggtatttCCTGTGCAATTTGGCCTCTTTTAGTTGGGGGAGGGGTCCACTTCTCTTTtctgttttttatgtttttatattatgTTTTTTATAAGTTGGTACTCAAGGTTTATGTATTTTTATAcctgatgaataaaacaattcatttcatttcaactcaattcaattcaattacacTGATCAAACATTTCACCTACTTGTtatgatttatattttattatcacATGTAATTTCCTTTGACAAACATATCAGAATGTATTTAATaaattcttgtttgtttttttccaaataGGTTCATACAGCTTGGCTGAAAACGGGCTAGAAGAGGAAAAGAGTAAGTCTATAGACTGATCCGACGCGCACCAGGCGACAAGTGTTGAGCATCGCGCGCCATTGCTGGGGTGtacatgtgcctagttttgtgcacaaagacatgaggaaatcatgttccttttcactcattatggaaattaaatgttttcctcaacaaaTAACACAATTTCCTAAACAGGACATCATGCTATACCAatgtagatcactgaccacaaatatttgcaacaaaataGAAGGCGGATCATCTTGAAAAAGGTGCTTGTCTTAGGCGAGTTAGGGGTCAAAGACGCGGAAACTGCATAATATTCGCTAAAATGCATTTCATCGGCAaggtattttgtcagaatttcagtattttactttctgcttaattttacaaatttatcaAGAATGTATTACAGTGTTATATCAAGCAGCCACATCAATGAAATTTCCTTGATTGTCGAGGAAGACATTCAATtcccataaaaagtgaaaaggaaaacgaTTTTCTTATGTCTTTGTGCACGAAACTAGGCACAAAGACACCCCAGCAGTGGTGCGCAGCGCAAGGCGGCGCCCAGCACTTGTGCGCCTGGATCGGTCTATAATGTTTtgatgttgtttgttgttggtttttggttttttgtaaGCGAGTTGTTCCTTAGGAAATAATTCTTTTCGGATCATGCAACATTTTTAACCTTGATATACTTTCTTGATATTGATGACAACGTagaaataaatgttattattcATCAGAATTTAAATTTTGGGgggttatttttattgtatacagATGCTGTAGACGGAATAGTCGGACAAAGAGTGTGAAGTTACCTAGACCTGCCTCATACTTCAAGTTTTCTTGTGTACATGTCCAAAAGTGTAGTTAGCCTCAAATTTCAATCAAATGATGGTTGGAAAATTTGGCAGCATTCGTCCAAGTTTTGATGGAAATATGAGtgtaatttaaagccattggaccctttcggtacagaaaaaaaaaaaaaagttcacagatttacaaataatttacagggtttacagaaggtaatggtgaaagacttctcttgaaatattattccatgaaatgctttactttttgagaaaacggtaaaacaatataaattctcgttaacgagaattacggagttgttataaacacatgccatgacacggcgaaacgcgcgaaaacaggagtgggttttctcgttattttctcccgactccgatgtccgattgagcctaaatttccacaggattgttattttatatataagttgtgatacacaaagtgtgggacttggacaatactgtttaccgaaagggtccaatggctttaaagcattACAGCAAGATTTAaccatattttgtttaaagcaaaTTAAGTTGTTTTCTGTATAAGCCTGTATATAAGCTTCCAATCACAAGCTTTTCTATGTATATATGTTTCTGTTGGATACTTTCAAGTATATAAACTTGTAATATAAtgcaataaattaataataaaaatgaagtTTAACATTTTTTAGGACATGCTGTTTTGTAAAACTGCCTTATGTATTACATACACAAACTCAACTGTACATTTATACTTACAACATTAAGAGTACCAgtactgtatttttttataaaaaaacatttgtgtttaggTTTTGATGTAATCCATTTGTATTCGTGTGATGCTCATAAAAGAATGGCCATACACTTACGGTACAAGAAAGGGGTTTGCCTCTGTGTTTCTGTCATGATCAGGCTCTAATGTCGCCGCCTGGCATTGTGCCCCTACAAATGGTTGCTTTGCGTTATAAAAATAACTTGAGCAATCTGCAACTGGTTTTATTATTCAGCACTAGGAGTGTCATTCATCACGCCTTATAAATGCTCGCtatatatattatttgtatGCAATTAATTACAAGTACTAATATCTAGGTTTTAGATTTAATTTTTTGCATCTATGCAACAATTATAACTGGCATAACCTGAAAGAAGACTGGCTCCTTTTAACGGCAATGACTAGAAAGTCTTTGTCTGAAACTCCTGATCAATACACTGCTTGGTCGGGGACTTCAAGATCTTATTGAAAACACTGTCTGTTTCGGAGAGCGTGGCTTTTTAAGGAAGGAAAGCCTTATTGTCTTTTTTACTGACAGGCTGAATCTTAGCGTCAAAGAGGCTTAATCGCTTAgcaagggaataaacttttaaaatctCCTTTTCATTATATGTCTCCACCATCAACAAATATTTATCGTTGAATCCTAGATCTGACACTGATTTAAGCATTTTAATGCCAATGTGTAACACAATTCAGTAAAGAAATATCAACAATGATCTCTCTTGCCAAAGATAAGTTCTTGATCCCTGTCTTCTAAATTAGTGCAAAAATCAGACTTTTACCCTGTTTTAATAGAtaatttgtgtaaatttgttcttgaaatatattttttgctGCTGCTGCTTGCCTTTTTATGTGCAATCTTCTCTGAATAGTTtaactttaaatattactttgtagtacttaaaataatataaactttaaattaatttgtatttgGTGGTAAGTTTTAGTTAGATATTTTCAAAACCTTTCATAGTAATTATAATACTGAATTCAACAACAGTAGTTTAATCAAAACTGCACATCGTCAAGCCATAAAAATTGACAAGAACCTTTTCAAACCTACATCAAGAAAGTTCAATTgattataattttaaaataaaaactatgaTTGAAATACAGCCGTACAAATTTAGAGACATAAAGTAAAGAAAAATTGTActgagcatttttaaatgtttatataCTGAATACTTACACTAAATgagtgttaaagacagtggacactattggttattgttaaagattcgtcttcacagttggtgtacctcaacatatgcataaaataacaaacctgtgaaaattcagctcaatcgatcgttgaagttgcgagataataatgaaagaagaaaaacccttgtcacacgaagttgtgtgctttctgatgcttgatttcgagacctcaaattctaaacttgaggtctcgaaatcaaattcgtggaaaattacttctttctcgaaaactacatcacttcagagggagctgtttctcacaatgttttatactatcaacctctccccattactcgtaatcaagaaaggtttaatgatgataattattttgagtaattaccaatagtgtccactgcctttaacacagatATTGACCAAATAGGGGAGACCGGCAacatatagggctagatagctcagtatAAGTGTAAcaccggcatgttaatctggttcaaatcccgctttcataacttgtttctttgttcaacccaaaaattatattaaatgcACCCGAATCAGTTTTCCCTTTGGTGTAACACTTGATGAGTGATGCATTGCATTACACTACTAACAGAGCCGATAGCACTGCCTCACACAACCATTCATATAGAACTATTTTTATACAGCTGTGTGatcaatttatcaaatttttctacTCTACTTAACTTAGTATGTACAATTAGCTACTTGCGTGTTAGATTTTAATATATTGACCGTTACATTGAtggcttgatcacaagttaccacttcaaTTTGAATTACTCAGACTAtggagacagttgctatgtcacatgatccGATCGGGGAAGCTTAGTTACGTATGAGATGACCCGGccgcaattttttttcttcctaaaACGtcattgcaatgatttggtgAAAGAGGAGGCCAATTTCATGACGACGTAATCTGATGGAAAGAGCCAATCACAGGGGCAGGGGaaaaatattgcaatgtcgtttgggggAAACAAAATCCCCACCCGGGCCCCATACACAATTCTACCAGGGTCTGCTCGGTTGCTATACACAAGCTTTCCCCGAATCATGTGATATACCAACTGTCCctttagtctgaggaattcaaatgtaagcggttaacttgtgactaagcaagtcattgtaccagacatcattcaaatctaactcgcaaatggcttaatAATTCTGTGTATGCAACCAGTTCAGCTTATGTTCTGTATCTCTGTGATGTCACAGGGAACGTGGTCTCAAATACTATTACAACTGCTTGTGAGATTAATAAAATGCAGAATAACCTCAACTTGTGttggtttttattatttacaactTTGCTCTATGATTAAATGTTCATCTATCATGACACTTTGATAGGAAACAAAGTTATTGAAtaaatgatgacatcatcgaaaCAGCGGCGGGGAACTCCCCTATTTAAAGTGTGTCGCAATCGAATCTGTACCTTTTGCTTGGTAGGTACTGGGCATAATCGACTGACCTTCAGTGACTGGTACGTATTGGTACCCATCTACTGTTTAAACGCGCTCCTATGCTCCTATGTGTGCGCTGGCAACCCGTGTAAAGAACTTTTTAGGTTGTACAAAACGACGACCAAGAGACGACGACGAAGCTAAATTTTGTTCTCTCAAATTTCCATTAAAATAAAAGATATGGCATTCCATTTTGACAAC
The DNA window shown above is from Asterias amurensis chromosome 18, ASM3211899v1 and carries:
- the LOC139950843 gene encoding uncharacterized protein isoform X1, encoding MTAKYLTLFAMNLGLLLIVFVPSVSDSTQPSSSILGPNGVNCFTRRDIHERFYDHVDENGLHCPCQLCNPGDILLKNCTCDPNNLERPQISECTHVPTGQFMNSSNFCSRGFECKKCLHPLEVLHDCSNRGPDTVCGCVDGYYMTSPDTCLPLPKCDAEHEPTSGHGDHGTEIRCTRCHVGYFQPNNNSTRKCKKIKQCTVRQGTLRSDAVCLNDPTQEPIQQSTIVAGYVTTEEPIEPDKPSVTTTQEPTPGYDEITPVGTTTHPTTQNTDGPDRAPCHPQWEILNFFSSNLHGFLWGIFLSHWRTIWKFVRSCTQRGSYSLAENGLEEEKNAVDGIVGQRV
- the LOC139950843 gene encoding uncharacterized protein isoform X2 codes for the protein MTAKYLTLFAMNLGLLLIVFVPSVSDSTQPSSSILGPNGVNCFTRRDIHERFYDHVDENGLHCPCQLCNPGDILLKNCTCDPNNLERPQISECTHVPTGQFMNSSNFCSRGFECKKCLHPLEVLHDCSNRGPDTVCGCVDGYYMTSPDTCLPLPKCDAEHEPTSGHGDHGTEIRCTRCHVGYFQPNNNSTRKCKKIKQCTVRQGTLRSDAVCLNDPTQEPIQQSTIGYVTTEEPIEPDKPSVTTTQEPTPGYDEITPVGTTTHPTTQNTDGPDRAPCHPQWEILNFFSSNLHGFLWGIFLSHWRTIWKFVRSCTQRGSYSLAENGLEEEKNAVDGIVGQRV